One stretch of Mycolicibacterium fallax DNA includes these proteins:
- the thrS gene encoding threonine--tRNA ligase — protein MSAPAEPAAASTIRVPAGTTAGAATREAGLPGRGAPDAVVVVAEADGTLRDLSWTPAVDTEVTVVTADTDAGRSVIRHSAAHVLAQAVQERFPDAKLGIGPPITDGFYYDFDVAEPFTPEDLAALEKRMRQIVKDGQLFDRRVYESKEQARAELANEPYKLELVDDKSGDPDVMEVGGDELTAYDNLNPRTRERIWGDLCRGPHLPTTRYIPAFKLTRSSAAYWRGDQSNASLQRIYGTAWESQEALDRHLELIEEAQRRDHRRLGVELDLFSFPDELGSGLPVFHPRGGVVRRELEDYSRQKHQRAGYEFVNTPHITKEQLYVTSGHLEWYADGMFPPMHIDAEYHDDGTLRKPGQNYYLKPMNCPMHHLIYRSRGRSYRDLPLRLFEFGSVYRYEKSGVVHGLTRVRGMTQDDAHIYTTREQMRDELASLLGFVLELLADYGLDDFYLELSTKDPDKYVGSDEVWDEATATLREVAEESGLTLVPDPGGAAFYGPKISVQVRDALGRNWQMSTIQLDFNMPERFGLEYTAPDGTRQQPVLIHRALFGSIERFFGVLTEHYAGAFPAWLAPVQVVGIPVADEHVGYLKEVAEQLRDAGLRAEVDASDDRMAKKIVNQTNLKVPFMLLAGDRDVEAGAVSFRFGDRTQINGVPRDQAVAAITAWVGARRNEVPTAELLDVGAAT, from the coding sequence ATGAGTGCCCCCGCCGAACCCGCCGCCGCATCGACGATCCGGGTGCCCGCCGGGACCACCGCCGGCGCCGCGACGCGGGAGGCCGGCCTGCCCGGCCGGGGCGCCCCGGACGCCGTCGTGGTGGTGGCCGAGGCCGACGGCACGCTGCGCGACCTGAGCTGGACCCCGGCCGTCGACACCGAGGTCACCGTGGTGACCGCCGACACCGACGCCGGCCGCAGCGTCATCCGGCACTCCGCGGCCCACGTGCTGGCCCAGGCGGTGCAGGAGCGGTTCCCCGACGCCAAGCTCGGCATCGGCCCGCCGATCACCGACGGCTTCTACTACGACTTCGACGTCGCCGAGCCGTTCACCCCCGAGGACCTGGCCGCGCTGGAGAAGCGGATGCGCCAGATCGTCAAGGACGGCCAGCTGTTCGACCGGCGGGTCTACGAGTCCAAGGAGCAGGCCCGCGCCGAACTGGCCAACGAGCCCTACAAGCTCGAACTCGTCGACGACAAGTCCGGCGACCCCGACGTGATGGAGGTCGGCGGCGACGAACTGACCGCCTACGACAACCTCAATCCGCGTACCCGGGAACGCATTTGGGGTGATCTGTGCCGCGGGCCGCACCTGCCGACCACCCGCTACATTCCGGCGTTCAAGCTGACCCGCAGCTCGGCGGCCTACTGGCGCGGCGATCAGAGCAACGCCAGCCTGCAGCGCATCTACGGCACCGCCTGGGAATCCCAGGAGGCGCTGGACCGCCACCTGGAGCTGATCGAGGAGGCCCAGCGCCGCGACCACCGCCGGCTCGGCGTGGAGCTGGACCTGTTCAGCTTCCCCGACGAGCTCGGCTCGGGCCTGCCGGTGTTCCACCCGCGCGGCGGGGTGGTGCGCCGCGAGCTGGAGGACTACTCCCGGCAAAAGCATCAGCGAGCCGGCTACGAGTTCGTCAACACCCCGCACATCACCAAGGAACAGCTCTACGTCACCTCCGGGCACCTGGAGTGGTACGCCGACGGGATGTTCCCCCCGATGCACATCGACGCCGAGTACCACGACGACGGCACGCTGCGTAAGCCCGGGCAGAACTACTACCTCAAGCCGATGAACTGCCCGATGCACCACCTGATCTACCGGTCCCGGGGCCGGTCCTACCGCGATCTGCCGCTGCGGCTGTTCGAGTTCGGCTCGGTGTACCGCTACGAGAAGTCCGGGGTGGTGCACGGCCTGACCCGGGTGCGCGGCATGACCCAGGACGACGCGCACATCTACACCACCCGCGAGCAGATGCGCGACGAGCTGGCCTCGCTGCTGGGCTTCGTGCTGGAACTGCTGGCCGACTACGGCCTCGACGACTTCTACCTGGAACTGTCCACCAAGGACCCGGACAAGTACGTCGGCTCCGACGAGGTGTGGGACGAGGCCACCGCGACGCTGCGCGAGGTCGCCGAGGAATCCGGCCTGACCCTGGTGCCCGATCCCGGCGGCGCGGCGTTCTACGGCCCGAAGATCTCCGTGCAGGTCCGCGACGCGCTGGGCCGCAACTGGCAGATGTCGACGATCCAGCTGGACTTCAACATGCCCGAGCGGTTCGGGCTGGAATACACCGCCCCGGACGGCACCCGCCAGCAGCCGGTGCTGATCCACCGCGCGCTGTTCGGCTCCATCGAGCGGTTCTTCGGGGTGCTGACCGAGCACTACGCCGGGGCCTTCCCGGCCTGGCTGGCGCCGGTGCAGGTGGTCGGCATCCCGGTCGCCGACGAGCACGTCGGCTACCTCAAGGAGGTCGCCGAGCAGCTGCGCGACGCCGGGCTGCGCGCCGAGGTGGACGCCAGCGACGACCGGATGGCCAAGAAGATCGTCAACCAGACCAACCTGAAGGTGCCGTTCATGCTGCTGGCCGGCGACCGCGACGTCGAGGCCGGCGCGGTGTCCTTCCGGTTCGGTGACCGCACTCAGATCAACGGGGTGCCGCGCGACCAGGCCGTCGCGGCCATCACCGCCTGGGTCGGCGCCCGGCGCAACGAGGTGCCCACCGCCGAGTTGCTCGACGTCGGCGCGGCGACGTGA
- a CDS encoding PaaI family thioesterase: MPEATAKGGPDYGRFLAAVRTVQDHARAADAPDQVITAAADLLQQVSGLLEPYYADEWASPSGRRYDLPNRGNILAVPAELTKTDSDTVSGWVRFDRYHLGRNGAAHGGALGLLFDSVLGYTAAVLSGEFTQRTAYLHIDYRAIVPVQRQLDVVARLRSQQGRKIIVDATLFDGEKVLTEASALFLKLKPGQP, encoded by the coding sequence ATGCCCGAGGCCACCGCGAAGGGCGGACCGGACTACGGCCGGTTCCTGGCGGCGGTGCGCACCGTGCAGGACCACGCCCGCGCCGCCGACGCCCCCGATCAGGTCATCACCGCCGCCGCTGACCTGCTCCAGCAGGTCAGCGGCCTGCTGGAGCCCTATTACGCCGACGAATGGGCGTCCCCGTCGGGGCGGCGCTACGACCTGCCCAATCGCGGCAACATCCTGGCGGTGCCCGCCGAGCTGACCAAGACCGATTCGGACACCGTCAGCGGCTGGGTGCGGTTCGACCGCTACCACCTGGGCCGCAACGGCGCCGCGCACGGCGGGGCGCTGGGACTGCTGTTCGATTCGGTGCTCGGCTACACCGCCGCGGTGCTCAGCGGGGAGTTCACCCAGCGCACCGCCTACCTGCACATCGACTACCGGGCGATCGTCCCGGTGCAGCGGCAACTGGACGTGGTGGCCCGGCTGCGGTCCCAGCAGGGCCGCAAGATCATCGTGGACGCCACCCTGTTCGACGGGGAGAAGGTGTTGACCGAGGCCAGCGCGCTGTTCCTGAAGCTGAAGCCGGGCCAGCCCTGA
- a CDS encoding HIT family protein produces the protein MTGAGEYAVEGAGEPDRLQRLWTPYRMDYIVSAVKDRSGSAGSKQPFTDIPLMSDEEGLVVARGALVYAVLNLYPYNPGHLMVVPYRRVAELEELTAEESAELMDFTQRSIRVMKAVSRPDGFNVGLNLGRPAGGSLAEHLHMHVVPRWSGDANFITVIGEAKIIPQLLRDTRALLASEWAAQTP, from the coding sequence GTGACCGGCGCGGGGGAGTACGCGGTGGAGGGCGCCGGGGAGCCGGACCGGTTGCAGCGACTGTGGACGCCGTACCGGATGGACTACATCGTCAGCGCGGTCAAGGACCGCTCCGGGTCGGCGGGCTCCAAGCAGCCGTTCACCGACATCCCGCTGATGAGCGACGAGGAGGGCCTGGTGGTGGCCCGCGGCGCGCTGGTCTACGCCGTGCTCAACCTCTACCCGTACAACCCCGGCCACCTGATGGTGGTGCCCTACCGGCGGGTCGCCGAGCTGGAGGAACTCACCGCCGAGGAATCGGCCGAGCTGATGGACTTCACCCAGCGCTCGATCCGGGTGATGAAGGCGGTCTCCCGGCCCGACGGGTTCAACGTCGGGCTGAATCTGGGCCGGCCGGCCGGCGGTTCGCTGGCCGAGCACCTGCACATGCACGTGGTGCCGCGCTGGTCCGGTGACGCCAACTTCATCACGGTGATCGGCGAGGCCAAGATCATCCCGCAGCTGCTGCGCGACACCCGCGCCCTGCTGGCCTCCGAATGGGCGGCCCAGACCCCGTGA
- the pgsA gene encoding phosphatidylinositol phosphate synthase — MSDMYVFTRAAYSKVSRPVARGALKLGFTPDAITVLGTTGLVASALVLFPMGELFIGALVVTFFVLADMLDGAMARERGYGSRFGIVLDASCDRISDGAVFTGLAWWAMFVLDSRQLLVATLICLVSSQVISYVKARAEASGLRGDGGWIERPERLIIVLAAAFFSDLPGHPAPMVLIVAMWVLAGLSVITVAQRIWSVRGSEGALDPMPVASAANPDGPVQDGPGTR, encoded by the coding sequence GTGAGCGACATGTATGTGTTCACCCGGGCGGCCTACTCCAAGGTGTCGCGCCCGGTGGCCCGGGGAGCGCTGAAGCTGGGCTTCACCCCGGACGCCATCACCGTGCTGGGCACCACCGGGCTGGTGGCCAGTGCGCTGGTGCTGTTCCCGATGGGCGAGCTGTTCATCGGCGCGCTGGTGGTCACCTTCTTCGTGCTGGCCGACATGCTCGACGGCGCGATGGCCCGGGAACGCGGCTACGGCAGCCGATTCGGGATCGTGCTGGACGCCAGCTGCGACCGGATCAGCGACGGCGCGGTGTTCACCGGGCTGGCCTGGTGGGCGATGTTCGTGCTGGACTCCCGCCAACTGCTGGTCGCCACGCTGATCTGCCTGGTCTCCTCCCAGGTCATCTCCTACGTGAAGGCCCGCGCCGAGGCCAGCGGCCTGCGCGGCGACGGCGGCTGGATCGAACGCCCGGAACGGCTGATCATTGTGCTGGCCGCGGCGTTCTTCTCCGACCTGCCCGGACACCCCGCCCCGATGGTGCTGATCGTCGCGATGTGGGTGCTGGCCGGGCTCAGCGTCATCACCGTCGCTCAGCGGATCTGGTCGGTGCGCGGCTCCGAGGGCGCGCTGGACCCGATGCCGGTGGCCTCGGCGGCCAACCCGGACGGACCCGTCCAGGACGGGCCGGGCACCCGGTGA